From a region of the Besnoitia besnoiti strain Bb-Ger1 chromosome I, whole genome shotgun sequence genome:
- a CDS encoding zinc finger, C3HC4 type (RING finger) domain-containing protein (encoded by transcript BESB_005710) has protein sequence MIVIDDSPSSPAAAPASGPLCGGKSSSQQRDEEDEAWIQSGGSRCPICFLALFKDVAALMGCGHTFHLACIERWFTQRGGRSQKPTCPYCAKEYASRRYILSLHFDIPDPSSRLSALRAASGSAPEDVETKVRRLELELEVAKREKFAATEEATGRAAALEALEAREEELVRLLKAEEETREKLAERVEVLEEARTREQEARENAVRTYDENRRVLEEKYQQLSKKYHALQLLAAVVKEERLEGATLLDKIRKLPGLSADEKLARLMPLVEFLKRLKAARGEELKKLKKENLLLRRRLHALVLGDAAECRREKTAAAGAATRLPSNREQRHEERDISLSSSSSSSSSSSSSSSSSSSLASTRQACETLEKAGRSESAPPGSSSGLRFRRDGGGGGGRTEGCRSFASSSSSASTLSPCGRSLGGSRGACEVAFSGSSQRETEGALGDTRRARPQTGLEAADLALAEGERAWDRERRRKERKGGGSERKERPNPAEVGGALAEEANTRAQAAARRRAGREDDSSSAPLGGSRGETLRGRGGGGDNACGDSEVLWRKRRRGAYSERRQGSSGLKRQPRSAELCARERGSGEAFADQNGALSLHHWEPCELGAHPPFAAELASSAFLEEREGRGERRGRNESGRREESETHALAAGGTDEEEEGGWRARRGRRHARGGFGSDFAEACTQREQDEEAATQLDSEVGSLLDGPYRLDGALEGSLLLAGGARQAAKSSTRSGGFSSASSPSPAVPSALFPSRAWGSAASPLSSSSAASLLNRRTASPAGRVPDRLDASSEQLWRADDFLTSSPMRGGATSAHLPVPSFIAHFLNSPSSSHERQRARATDGGEKENRPTASGGELAAFFGRSPVSDARLQPQDARGERQTAFERADLSACGFASRENSQQVSVDPAPAYDVGGTAAERPADGTRRRQARGELGAEENSPPRSKGRCGETRVSCGSPAATPETREKQSRCRRASSSSSPEVLCAADASSGCEKTREARGPTGSRGVGTLEDGHQAKEVPAPSGVRTRGGGRAKQSAALAGETDELRCAGLSSARTQREGGGERVGEEKIVSAESDAETLRGTGSEESEASSDESQENDDAPAIALGRSEEKRKWGSLQPYRPESSKATMTTKGSSLRLRRRKPSKTSRGKSFMEKKSDEARGASAGAAAKPRFASIQRRHLHQGKAGTVLGSLLIRGTFSSRGGITFAVQNSVEKRVLN, from the exons ATGATCGTCATCGATgactcgccctcctcgccggccgccgcgcctgccagCGGACCCCTCTGCGGAGGAAAGAGCTCCAGCCAACAGcgagatgaagaagacgaggcgtgGATTCAAAGCGGCGGCTCCCGATGCCCCAtttgcttcctcgccctcttcaaGGATGTCGCTGCACTCATGGGCTGCGGTCACACCTTTCACCTCGCGTG CATAGAGAGATGGTTTACtcagcgcggcgggcgctcccAGAAGCCGACCTGCCCGTACTGCGCCAAGGAGTACGCTTCGCGGCGCTAcattctctctctccatttCGACATCCCCGATCCGTCTTCGCGTCTTTCGGCGCTCAGAGCGGCCTCAG GCTCCGCGCCAGAGGATGTAGAGACCAAAGTCCGGCGTCTCGAGCTG GAACTGGAAGTtgcaaagagagagaagttCGCCGCGACCGAGGAGGCTACtgggcgagcggcagcgctgGAGGCCCTCGAG gctcgcgaagaagagctcgTGCGGCTCCTgaaggcggaagaggaaACGAGGGAGAAGCTCGCCGAGCGCGTGGAAGTCCTCGAAgaagcgcggacgcgcgagcaGGAGGCCCGGGAGAACGCCGTTCGCACCTACGACGAAAACCGGCGAGTACTGGAAGAAAAATATCAACAACTCTCCAAAAAATACCATGCCCTTcagctcctcgccgcagTTGT GAAGGAGGAGCGCCTCGAAGGCGCGACGCTGCTGGACAAAATACGCAAGCTGCCCGGCCTC AGCGCAGATGAAAAGCTCGCGCGACTCATGCCTCTCGTCGAGTTCCTGAAGAG GTTGAAGGCAGCGCGTGGCGAGGAGCTGAAGAAACTCAAGAAAGAAAA TTTGCTTCTCCGCCGGAGGCTGCACGCTTTGGTGCTTGGAGACGCTGCCGAATGCAGACGAGAGAAaaccgccgcggcaggcgccgcgactcgcCTACCGAGCAACAGAGAGCAAAGGCACGAAGAGCGCGATatttcgctctcttcttcctcatcttcttcctcctcatcgtcttcctcttcctcgtcttcttcttctctggcCTCAACGAGGCAAGCCTGCGAGACTCTGGAGAAGGCCGGCCGGAGCGAGTCGGCTCCTCCGGGGTCGTCTTCGGGCCTGAGGTTCCGGCGCgatggcggcggaggcggggggcgaACGGAGGGCTGTCgctctttcgcttcttcctcgagctCGGCCTCGACTCTGTCTCCTTGCGGCCGCAGTCTCGGCGGGTCTCGAGGGGCCTGCGAAGTCGCTTTTTCTGGGTCCTCCCAGCGCGAGACCGAGGGCGCGCTCGGAGACacacggcgggcgcgaccgcAGACTGGactggaggccgcggaccTGGCTCTcgcggaaggcgaacgcgctTGGGATcgcgaaagaagaaggaaagagcGCAAAGGgggcggaagcgagaggaaagaaagacCAAACCCCGCTGAGGTGGGGGGGGCGCTggcggaagaggcgaacacgcgggcgcaggccgcggcgaggcgaagggcgggcagagaagacgactcttcttcggcgcctctcggGGGATCGCGTGGAGAGACGttgcgcgggcgaggaggaggcggagacaacGCATGTGGAGACAGTGAAGTCCTctggaggaagcggcgccgcggggcatACAGCGAGCGAAGGCAAGGCTCTTCAGGGCTTAAACGGCAGCCGAGAAGCGCAGAGCTGTGCGCGAGAGAACGAGGCAGCGGGGAGGCGTTCGCGGACCAGAACGGCGCGTTGTCCCTACACCACTGGGAGCCTTGCGAGTTGGGCGCGCATCCGCCGTTTGCGGCAGAGCTCGCTAGTTCCGCTTTTCTCGAGGagcgcgaggggcgaggagagcgcagaggaaggaatGAATCTGGtcggagagaagagagtgAAACGCATGCCCTAGCGGCAGGTGGAaccgacgaggaagaagaggggggctggcgagcaagaagagggagacggcACGCTCGCGGAGGCTTTGGGAGCGACTTCGCTGAGGCCTGCACACAGAGAGAACaggacgaggaagcagcaACTCAGCTTGACAGCGAAGTCGGCTCTCTCCTTGACGGCCCCTACCGTCTGGACGGGGCACTGGAGGGTTCACTTCTGCTGGCCGGTGGCGCCCGCCAGGCTGCAAAGAGCAGCACGAGAAGTGGCGGattctcttcggcgtcttctccgtctccaGCTGTCCCTTCTGCCCTctttccttcgcgcgcgtggggctctgcggcctctcctttgtcgtcctcctctgcagcttctctgCTGAATCGAAGAACGGCCTCTCCAGCCGGTCGCGTCCCCGACCGTCTCGATGCTTCTTCTGAGCAGCTGTGGAGAGCCGACGACTTTCTCACGTCTTCGCCgatgcgcggcggagcgacaTCCGCGCATCTGCCCGTCCCTTCCTTCATCGCGCATTTTCTCAACTCACCTTCTTCAAGCCacgagcggcagcgagcacGCGCGACAGACGGTGGGGAAAAAGAAAACCGGCCTACTGCGTCTGGAGGAGAGCTTGCGGCCTTTTTCGGCCGCTCACCTGTCTCAGATGCCCGCCTACAGCCTCAGGAcgcgcggggcgagcggcAAACCGCGTTTGAGCGTGCTGATCTGTCTGCGTGTGGATTCGCTTCGCGGGAAAACTCTCAACAAGTCTCTGTCGACCCTGCGCCGGCCTATGACGTAGGAGGAACTGCTGCGGAGCGGCCAGCCGATggaacgcggcgccggcaagcGAGGGGTGAGCTTGGAGCGGAAGAAAACTCGCCACCTCGATCGAAAGGGCGCTGTGGTGAAACGCGGGTTTCATGCGGCTCTCCGGCGGCCACGCCTGAAACGCGCGAGAAACAGAGTCGGTGTagacgcgcgtcttcttcctcgtctcctgAAGTCCTTTGTGCAGCGGACGCTTCCTCTGGATGCGAGAAAacccgcgaggcgagaggcccCACCGGTTCGCGCGGTGTAGGTACACTCGAAGACGGCCATCAGGCGAAAGAGGTTCCTGCCCCatcaggtgtacgtacacggggaggcggcagggcgaagcagagtgccgcgctcgcgggggAAACGGACGAGCTGCGGTGTGCCGGCCTCAGTAGTGCGCGGACACaacgagaaggcggaggagaaaggGTAGGGGAAGAGAAAATCGTaagcgccgagagcgacgcggagacgcttcgTGGCACTGGCTCAGAAGAATCCGAAGCGAGCTCGGATGAGAGCCAGGagaacgacgacgcgccggcaATCGCTCTCGGCCGCTCAGAGGAGAAACGAAAATGgggctctctgcagccgtATCGACCGGAGAGCTCAAAGGCAACGATGACAACG AAGGGCAGTTCTCTGCggttgcggcggcggaagcctTCGAAGACGAGCCGAGGAAAGAGTTTCatggagaagaagagcgacgaagcgcgcggcgcttctgcaggcgctgcggcaaaGCCCCGTTTCGCCTCAATCCAGCGCCGACACCTTCACCAGGGCAAAGCCGGGACGGTCTTGGGGAGTCTTTTGATTCGCGGGACATTTTCAAGCCGTGGGGGAATCACGTTCGCCGTCCAGAACTCCGTTGAAAAGCGTGTGTTGAACTAG
- a CDS encoding putative nucleolar protein (encoded by transcript BESB_005720) codes for MAANDIFLLFESAPGLLLARVKGWDQIAQHADAVQEACLDFARFKQVVEVVAFHPFSDAEEAMEVQLAITGGTSCPTLVNFLNFNLPSSLKKKKSDEAAEGASKSAVGVCDPALGKSLADAGFQIVFNSNIQELHRGCRQHMKKLAKQLGELPIEKFQVGLGHSYSRSKMQEDPRKQDKPIMQSIALLDSLDKNINAFAMKLKEWYGWHFPELVKIVGDTEVYCRVLKVVQVKEKFDPEAQADELLEACGGSEEIRDEVVAATKHSMGQEVGESDFVNIVRFADQVLRLCEQRKSLQDYLATKMDFVSPNLKAVVGEVLAARLISHAGALVNLAKYPASTIQILGAEKALFRALKSKNGRTPKYGLLFHSSFIGRVQKQQHRGRMSRYLASKCALAARIDAFGDDADEKGVGADGVRSNIYGLKLREQLEERLKYLADGIVPRKNLDVMREAASELQSQATAAASEKKKKKKRKHEDAEEAEEEANPLMDAEGEKKKKKKKKHAQAEDAENEFDEDLAIEKKKKKKKKDKSHNDL; via the exons ATGGCAGCAAACGAcatcttccttctctttgaGTCCGCGCCagggctcctcctcgcccgcgtcaaGGGCTGGGACCAGATAGCGCAACACGCGGACGCCGTCCAGGAGGCTTGCCTCGACTTTGCGCGCTTTAAGCAAGTCGTGGAAGTTGTCGCGTTCCACCCTTTTTCAGATGCCGAGGAGGCGATGGAAGTGCAGCTCGCCATCACCGGCGGCACCAGCTGCCCAACTCTGGTGAACTTTCTCAACTTCAACTTGCCCTCTTCGctcaagaagaagaagagcgacgaggccgcggagggcgcctcGAAGAGCgctgtcggcgtctgcgaccCTGCACTGGGCAAGAGTCTGGCGGACGCGGGCTTCCAGATCGTCTTCAACTCCAACATTCAGGAGTTGCACCGCGGCTGCCGTCAGCACATGAAGAAGCTCGCGAAGCAGCTCGGAGAGCTGCCGATCGAGAAGTTCCAGGTCGGTCTAGGCCACAGTTACAGCCGCTCTAAGATGCAGGAGGACCCGCGCAAGCAGGACAAACCCATCATGCAGTCCATCGCCCTCCTCGACAGCCTCGACAAAAACATCAACGCCTTCGCCATGAAACTCAAGGAATGGTATGGATGGCACTTCCCCGAACTTGTGAAAATCGTCGGAGACACCGAGGTCTACTGCCGCGTCCTCAAAGTCGTCCAAGTGAAGGAAAAATTCGACCCCGAG GCTCAGGCGGACGAGCTCTTggaggcgtgcggcggcagcgaagagatCCGCGACGAAGTTGTTGCGGCAACCAAGCACTCAATGGGTCAGGAAGTCGGCGAGTCGGACTTTGTTAACATCGTCCGCTTTGCGGACCAG gtgctgcgtctctgcgaaCAGCGCAAGAGTCTGCAGGACTACCTCGCGACTAAGATGGACTTTGTCTCTCCGAACTTGAAAGCAGTCGTCGGCGAAGTGCTGGCGGCCCGTCTCATCTcccacgccggcgcgctggtCAACCTCGCCAAGTACCCCGCCTCCACGATCCAAATTCTTGGCGCCGAAAAG GCTCTGTTTCGCGCGCTCAAGTCGAAGAACGGCCGCACGCCCAAGTACGGGCTGCTGTTCCACTCCTCCTTCATCGGGCGCGttcagaagcagcagcaccgTGGCCGCATGAGCAG ATACCTCGCCTCGAAGTGCGCCTTGGCGGCTCGTATCGATGCGTTCGGGGATGACGCGGACGAGaagggcgtcggcgcggacggcgtgCGCTCCAACATCTACGGTttgaagctgcgcgagcagctcGAGGAGAGACTGAA GTATCTCGCCGACGGCATCGTTCCGCGTAAGAACTTGGATGTCatgcgcgaggccgcctcggAGTTGCAGAGtcaggcgaccgcggccgcatccgagaagaagaaaaagaagaagagaaagcacgaggacgccgaggaggcggaggaggaggcgaacccGCTGAtggacgccgagggcgagaagaagaagaagaaaaagaagaagcacgcgcaggcggaggatGCGGAGAATGAGTTCGATGAAGACCTCGCGatagagaagaagaagaaaaagaagaagaaggacaaGTCACACAATGACTTGTAA
- a CDS encoding acyl-CoA dehydrogenase, middle domain-containing protein (encoded by transcript BESB_005700), with amino-acid sequence MSGAATTELDGCVVHPDLEQERKKCSFKILDFTYALYGPENFAILTKLRTALSRNPAFDLRYLWAIDGSTQQYVRACWLAEEVVKVIRQLKLIDQDAAIGPLQVLAGEDMFVMLHLTMFLPTLKNMCDDEQARYWVPLAEDFRIIGTYCQTELAHGSNVAGLETTADFDEKTDEWVLNTPSLQATKWWPGGLGKSCTHCVCMARLRIHNKDYGVHPFILQVRDLNTHESLPGITLFHLGKKLGYNSMDNGGAQFRNVRIPRRNLLMRYCHVDRQGNYRTLGNKKMMYGTMTFTRKQIIMAAGPHLAKSAVIAIRYSAVRRQFPIKMRDSGNQENGNNAEAQVLDYSTQQLTLFPILAASVAYTMTGIWMDAFYNTFIEEAKKGDFSKLEEIHAVTSCLKATITLAVADGIEKCRKACGGHGYLLASGIPIQFVNFVPVATYEGDRVVLSLQTARVLMKIVQRKMMNKSPNPAMMGSTLEYIWNFDPFEDQHAFTVDDGIWSDPERILEAFKKRACVLVYKAAQQFASETSNGATVMEAMDVLKVEFTRLTVAHAHVLILRLFLEGINRLEPSAIRDVWVDLWFCLALAWCDEYFGDFVITRAFGPDHHDGIMVALKAILRKIRPNAVAIADAFWIPDQLLNSALGRYDGRVYEALLNSTKLEPLNRTDVPPGYLEHIQYILHPDRRKRASPLHCKL; translated from the exons ATGAGCGGGGCAGCCACTACTGAGTTGGATGGGTGTGTTGTGCACCCAGACTTGGAGCAGGAGCGGAAGAAGTGCTCATTCAAGATTTTGGATTTCACTTACGCGCTCTATGGCCCTGAGAATTTCGCCATCTTGACGAAGCTGCGTACGGCCCTGTCTCGGAATCCGGCGTTTGATCTGAGATATCTGTGGGCAATAGACGGAAGTACGCAACAATACGTCCGCGCGTGCTGGCTTGCAGAGGAAGTAGTCAAGGTTATAAGGCAGCTTAAATTGATCGACCAAGATGCCGCTATCGGTCCTCTACAAGTGCTTGCAGGGGAAGACATGTTTGTCATGCTTCACCTAACTATGTTCCTGCCGACGCTGAAGAACATGTGCGACGATGAGCAG GCGCGGTACTGGGTTCCCCTGGCCGAAGATTTCCGGATTATCGGGACTTACTGCCAGACAGAACTCGCTCACGGGTCGAACGTCGCAGGCTTGGAGACCACCGCAGATTTCGATGAAAAAACTGACGAATGGGTTCTCAACACTCCTTCACTTCAGGCCACGAAATGGTGGCCTGGCGGCCTTGGCAAGTCGTGCACACACTGCGTATGTATGGCGCGACTGCGAATTCATAACAAAGATTACGGAGTGCACCCTTTCATTCTGCAA GTCCGCGACTTGAATACCCACGAGAGCCTACCGGGCATCACCCTCTTTCACCTGGGAAAGAAACTTGGTTACAACAGTATGGATAACGGCGGAGCGCAGTTTCGGAATGTGCGGATACCTCGACGCAACCTGCTTATGAGGTACTGCCACGTTGATAGACAAGGAAACTATCGAACGCTGGGCAACAAGAAGATGATGTATGGAACCATGACTTTCACAAGGAAACAGATCATCATGGCAGCTGGACCCCACCTCGCCAAGAGCGCTGTGATAGCCATCCG ATACAGCGCCGTTCGCCGTCAGTTCCCGATAAAAATGAGGGACTCCGGTAACCAGGAAAACGGAAATAACGCCGAAGCGCAAGTGTTGGACTACAGCACTCAACAGCTCACTCTCTTTCCGATACTCGCTGCATCGGTGGCTTACACGATGACAGGAATTTGGATGGATGCCTTCTACAACACCTTTATT GAAGAGGCAAAAAAGGGAGATTTTTCGAAGCTAGAGGAGATTCACGCGGTCACAAGCTGCCTGAAGGCGACAATAacgctcgccgtcgcagatGGAATTGAGAAATGCAGGAAGGCGTGCGGCGGTCATGGATATCTCCTCGCTTCCGGCATTCCAATCCAGTTCGTTAACTTTGTTCCCGTCGCGACATATGAG GGCGACCGAGTCGTTCTCTCGCTCCAGACCGCCCGCGTGCTCATGAAAATCGTCCAGCGGAAAATGATGAATAAATCCCCGAACCCTGCTATGATGGGAAGCACGCTCGAATACATTTGGAACTTTGACCCGTTCGAAGACCAGCATGCATTCACAGTCGATGATGGCATCTGGAGCGACCCCGAGAGGATTCTGGAGGCCTTCAAAAAACG AGCCTGTGTGCTGGTCTACAAGGCGGCTCAACAGTTTGCATCAGAGACGAGCAACGGCGCCACAGTGATGGAAGCCATGGATGTTTTGAAAGTCGAGTTTACTCGCCTGAccgtcgcgcacgcgcatgtcCTGATTTTGCGACTCTTTCTGGAGGGCATCAACCGCCTGGAACCGAGCGCGATCCGCGACGTCTGGGTGGACTTGTGGttctgtctcgctctcgcgtggTGCGACGAATATTTTGGCGACTTCGTCATTACACGAGCGTTCGGCCCTGATCACCATGACGGGATCATGGTTGCTCTGAAAGCAATTCTACGAAAAATCCGCCCCAACGCGGTCGCTATCGCGGATGCTTTCTGGATTCCAGACCAGTTGCTGAACTCTGCATTGGGCCG GTACGACGGGCGAGTGtacgaggcgctgctgaacTCGACAAAGTTGGAACCACTGAATCGCACGGATGTCCCTCCGGGATACCTCGAGCACATTCAATACATCCTCCATCCCGACAGGCGAAAAAGAGCTTCGCCACTCCACTGCAAATTGTAG